In Polynucleobacter sp. TUM22923, one genomic interval encodes:
- the rimM gene encoding ribosome maturation factor RimM (Essential for efficient processing of 16S rRNA), whose amino-acid sequence MSTPSLGELIEIGAVQDAQGLQGQIKVRPHSSDPVALLSSKAIWLSLIPRRQEGVAASLEQASLTLYKVKQAKMHSGTVLVTLDGVTDRNEAEALKGARILVGRDVFPKIESDSYYWVDLIGCKTINLQGEELGEVIDITDNGAHGIISIGDAQTKTVKQLVPFVKEVMQSVDLPNKLITLDWQSDW is encoded by the coding sequence ATGAGTACACCCTCCCTAGGCGAGTTGATTGAGATTGGCGCAGTTCAAGACGCCCAAGGCTTGCAGGGTCAGATTAAGGTTCGCCCTCATTCTTCAGATCCAGTAGCGCTTTTATCCAGTAAAGCAATTTGGCTCTCCCTCATCCCTCGTAGGCAAGAGGGCGTAGCTGCGTCTCTGGAGCAAGCGTCGTTAACGTTGTACAAGGTGAAGCAAGCCAAGATGCATAGCGGTACGGTATTGGTGACCCTGGATGGCGTGACTGATCGCAATGAGGCTGAAGCCTTAAAAGGTGCCCGCATTTTGGTTGGGCGCGATGTCTTCCCAAAAATAGAGAGCGATAGTTATTACTGGGTTGATCTTATTGGCTGCAAAACAATCAACCTTCAAGGTGAAGAGCTGGGTGAGGTGATTGACATTACTGATAATGGTGCCCATGGCATCATCTCCATCGGAGATGCGCAAACAAAAACAGTGAAGCAGCTTGTTCCGTTTGTGAAGGAAGTGATGCAGAGCGTAGATTTACCGAATAAGCTCATCACATTAGATTGGCAGTCCGACTGGTAG
- the mog gene encoding molybdopterin adenylyltransferase, which yields MPNETWIRSAPNEIRIGLISASDRASKGVYTDEGIPALQAWLMSALNTPCVFHERLVADEREVITETIIELTDELGCDLILTTGGTGPSLRDVTPDATIDAGTREMPGFGEQMRQISLRFVPTAILSRQTAVLREIEGHTALIINLPGQPKSIKETLEGLKDPEGKSIVPGIFAAVPYCIDLIGGPYIETNEAIIKAFRPKSAIKK from the coding sequence ATGCCAAATGAAACTTGGATAAGATCCGCCCCCAATGAAATTCGAATCGGCTTAATATCAGCCTCTGATAGAGCAAGTAAAGGCGTTTATACGGACGAAGGTATTCCCGCCCTGCAGGCTTGGCTCATGAGTGCGCTTAACACCCCCTGCGTATTTCACGAAAGATTGGTGGCAGATGAGCGTGAAGTCATTACGGAAACGATTATCGAGCTCACGGACGAGCTAGGATGCGATTTAATCCTCACCACAGGCGGCACAGGCCCCTCATTGAGAGATGTAACCCCTGATGCCACTATTGACGCGGGAACCCGGGAAATGCCCGGATTTGGCGAGCAAATGCGTCAAATTAGCCTTCGCTTTGTACCCACCGCCATTTTGTCGCGCCAGACTGCTGTCCTACGTGAAATTGAAGGTCACACTGCGCTCATTATTAATTTGCCCGGCCAACCAAAATCTATTAAAGAAACCTTAGAGGGCCTCAAAGATCCCGAGGGGAAATCGATCGTTCCCGGCATTTTCGCTGCAGTACCCTACTGCATTGATTTGATTGGCGGTCCTTACATCGAAACAAATGAGGCCATCATCAAGGCCTTTAGGCCTAAAAGCGCTATCAAAAAATAA
- the pmbA gene encoding metalloprotease PmbA, translating to MFTYSSNQFQEIIDYMLKEAKRRGASDAVAEISEGQGLSVTVRKGEVETIEQSLDKQVGVTVFLGHRRGNASTSDFSQASLRATVEAAYHIAQHTAEDVCAGPAEKSLLEKHPLDLDLFHPWDLDSATAIEIARVSEGAAFAVSKQIKNSDGASVSAHHAHFMMGTSNGFMGGYPFSRHYISCAPIANEAAKKSRMQRDDWYSSSRIPEELADPASIGIYAAKRALSRLHARSLSTRRCPVIFEAPLAAGLLGGLVQAVSGGALYRRSSFLLDSLGKQVLPKHISLHENPHLKAMTGSSPFDEEGVKTSARTVVDKGILQGYFLSTYSARKLGMETTGNAGGSHHLTLQSRKTPKGGLPALLKEMGTGLLVTELMGQGVNYVTGDYSRGAFGYWVENGEIQFPVEEVTIAGNLRDMLLDIQAIGSDTLIRGTKETGSILIGSMTIGGK from the coding sequence ATGTTTACATACTCATCAAATCAGTTCCAAGAAATTATCGATTACATGCTCAAAGAGGCCAAAAGAAGGGGTGCCTCGGATGCAGTAGCAGAGATTTCTGAGGGGCAGGGTCTCTCGGTCACCGTTCGTAAGGGGGAGGTTGAAACCATTGAACAGAGCTTGGATAAGCAGGTCGGTGTGACCGTCTTTTTAGGGCATCGCCGCGGTAATGCAAGCACAAGTGATTTTTCTCAAGCTTCTTTACGAGCAACAGTCGAGGCTGCATACCATATAGCCCAACATACGGCAGAAGATGTTTGCGCTGGTCCTGCTGAAAAATCATTATTGGAAAAGCATCCGTTAGACTTGGATTTATTTCATCCATGGGATCTTGATTCAGCTACGGCCATTGAGATTGCTCGCGTTTCTGAAGGCGCTGCTTTTGCAGTCAGCAAGCAAATTAAAAACAGTGATGGCGCCTCAGTGTCTGCTCACCATGCGCATTTCATGATGGGAACCAGTAATGGGTTCATGGGTGGATATCCGTTCTCTCGGCACTACATTTCTTGCGCCCCTATTGCTAATGAGGCTGCTAAAAAATCACGTATGCAAAGGGATGATTGGTACTCCAGCTCCCGCATTCCTGAGGAGCTCGCAGATCCTGCTTCGATTGGTATTTATGCTGCTAAACGTGCCCTTTCGCGTCTGCATGCTAGATCCTTATCTACCCGTCGCTGCCCGGTTATTTTTGAAGCGCCACTAGCGGCAGGTTTATTGGGCGGCCTTGTGCAGGCTGTTTCAGGCGGAGCCTTATATCGTCGCTCCAGCTTCTTGCTCGATAGCTTAGGTAAGCAAGTACTGCCAAAGCATATTAGCCTTCATGAGAACCCGCATCTCAAGGCTATGACAGGAAGCTCACCATTTGATGAAGAGGGCGTCAAGACCTCCGCTCGAACGGTAGTGGATAAAGGTATTTTGCAGGGCTATTTCTTATCTACGTACTCTGCTCGAAAGTTGGGCATGGAAACTACAGGAAATGCCGGCGGCTCTCATCACCTTACCTTGCAAAGCCGCAAGACCCCGAAGGGTGGCTTACCGGCGCTATTAAAAGAGATGGGTACTGGTTTGTTGGTAACGGAGCTGATGGGTCAAGGGGTCAACTATGTTACTGGCGACTACTCTCGAGGCGCCTTTGGTTATTGGGTTGAGAACGGCGAGATACAGTTTCCTGTGGAAGAGGTCACTATTGCTGGTAACTTGCGAGACATGCTGCTCGATATTCAGGCTATTGGTAGCGATACGCTAATCAGAGGCACGAAAGAAACCGGCTCTATTTTGATTGGCTCGATGACGATCGGCGGAAAATAA
- a CDS encoding META domain-containing protein, with the protein MALTCAGLSLLTACANVIPACTAKTSPPSSELRNTKWELVRWNLTPNAQGEVRTRQIPQGDNSNPIQIQFDTNGERLSGSTGCNRFTARINEDARGFTLDQIASTKIACTPQRMELENDFLYELNDYRSIVRNGDQLLMIGADREVLSFIQKNNQAK; encoded by the coding sequence ATGGCATTGACTTGCGCTGGATTGAGCCTGCTAACGGCCTGCGCAAATGTCATCCCTGCCTGCACGGCCAAAACGAGCCCCCCAAGCAGCGAGCTGCGTAATACGAAGTGGGAGCTAGTCCGCTGGAATTTAACGCCCAATGCCCAGGGTGAAGTACGCACCCGACAAATCCCTCAGGGTGATAACAGCAACCCGATTCAGATCCAATTTGATACCAACGGTGAGCGCCTTAGTGGTTCAACTGGCTGCAATCGCTTTACAGCCCGCATTAACGAGGATGCCCGCGGCTTCACACTAGATCAAATTGCCAGTACAAAAATAGCCTGCACCCCTCAACGCATGGAACTCGAGAATGATTTTTTATACGAGTTAAATGATTACCGCTCAATCGTTCGCAATGGCGATCAGTTGCTGATGATTGGTGCTGATCGTGAAGTACTCAGTTTTATACAAAAAAATAATCAGGCTAAGTAA
- the rsgA gene encoding ribosome small subunit-dependent GTPase A → MEQFHALLTASYGRHYLAQRLVQDGHGNESPAGELIQVSTPAKQHIGAVGDRMLLEMTSLDQARIIHIEPRENLLYRSDAFKSKLIASNVDQILVVLATQPAFSPDLLGRAVVAAETNQIGLHILLNKSDLKDNLEHARKIIAPYARMGYPVTEVSAKFDAASIEALRPAIQGKISVFVGQSGMGKSSLLNAWVPNAAAITQEYSVRLDTGKHTTTACRYFELPEEWGRDASGKLGALIDSPGFQEFGLAHMSVSELEHAFREFKDYMGKCRFHNCAHQTEPECAIRAAVDKNEIAPERLALFGQLRSDSKTADTQIQGISQAKERWSALAIKPSKR, encoded by the coding sequence ATGGAACAGTTTCATGCGCTCTTAACCGCCTCTTATGGGAGGCACTACTTAGCACAGCGCTTAGTACAAGATGGGCATGGTAACGAATCCCCTGCCGGGGAACTCATCCAAGTAAGTACTCCGGCTAAGCAACATATTGGCGCAGTTGGCGATCGAATGCTATTGGAGATGACCTCCCTAGATCAGGCGCGCATCATCCATATTGAGCCAAGAGAGAACCTACTCTATCGATCAGATGCCTTCAAAAGTAAGCTCATTGCATCCAATGTAGACCAAATATTAGTTGTACTGGCGACGCAACCGGCATTCTCACCCGATCTTTTAGGTAGAGCTGTGGTTGCTGCGGAAACTAATCAAATTGGTTTACACATTCTGCTCAATAAATCTGATCTCAAAGATAACCTAGAACATGCCCGGAAGATTATTGCGCCTTATGCACGTATGGGGTATCCAGTCACTGAGGTATCAGCCAAGTTTGATGCAGCATCTATTGAGGCTTTACGTCCTGCGATACAAGGCAAGATATCGGTTTTTGTTGGTCAGTCCGGCATGGGTAAGTCTAGCCTTCTCAATGCCTGGGTACCTAATGCTGCCGCCATCACTCAAGAGTATTCCGTGCGCTTGGATACCGGTAAACATACGACAACCGCCTGTCGTTATTTTGAACTGCCTGAAGAGTGGGGACGAGATGCCAGCGGAAAATTAGGAGCCTTAATAGATTCCCCCGGTTTTCAAGAGTTTGGTTTGGCGCATATGTCCGTGAGTGAGTTGGAGCACGCCTTTAGAGAATTTAAAGACTATATGGGCAAATGTCGCTTTCATAATTGCGCTCACCAAACCGAACCAGAATGCGCTATTCGTGCCGCAGTCGATAAAAATGAAATAGCGCCTGAAAGACTGGCGCTATTTGGACAACTTCGTTCTGATTCAAAAACAGCTGATACACAAATTCAGGGAATCAGCCAAGCCAAAGAGCGGTGGTCAGCATTAGCAATAAAGCCATCCAAACGATAA
- a CDS encoding CoA pyrophosphatase, protein MSKIDNPLELATNIAAPAGFDAKAVPIYRVCDSQPKVMLDSQSAVAIKERFNAPPQWIPEITDENRHVIAAGIISKRQTIGKETRASVLIPLLLKNDGLSVLLTQRTDHLQDHAGQISFPGGRMDPGDTDAYDTALRESEEEIGLLREHVEIIGHLPQYLTVSGYSVTPVVGLVKPQAEYVLDAFEVADVFEVPLHFLMDPANHQVRVWESDLGGRQFYSMPYENRFIWGATAGMLRNLYHLLKA, encoded by the coding sequence ATGTCTAAAATCGATAATCCCCTAGAGCTGGCTACCAATATCGCCGCTCCAGCTGGTTTTGATGCGAAAGCAGTTCCTATCTATCGGGTTTGTGACAGCCAACCAAAGGTGATGTTAGATTCTCAGAGTGCTGTTGCAATCAAGGAGCGCTTTAACGCACCTCCACAATGGATTCCGGAGATCACTGATGAAAATCGGCATGTGATTGCTGCTGGAATTATTTCCAAGCGCCAAACCATTGGCAAGGAGACTCGGGCATCAGTGCTCATTCCTTTGCTCTTAAAGAATGATGGCCTTTCCGTCTTACTTACGCAAAGAACGGATCATCTGCAGGATCATGCGGGTCAAATTAGCTTTCCGGGCGGACGTATGGATCCTGGGGATACTGATGCTTACGATACGGCCCTGCGCGAGAGTGAAGAGGAAATTGGCCTGCTTCGAGAGCATGTGGAGATTATTGGTCATTTACCTCAGTATTTAACAGTTTCTGGATATAGCGTCACTCCAGTTGTGGGTTTAGTGAAACCTCAGGCAGAATACGTATTGGATGCCTTTGAAGTGGCAGATGTTTTTGAAGTACCCCTACATTTTTTAATGGACCCTGCAAATCATCAGGTGCGGGTCTGGGAGAGTGATTTGGGCGGTCGTCAGTTTTACTCTATGCCCTATGAAAATCGTTTTATCTGGGGTGCCACTGCTGGAATGTTACGAAACCTTTATCACCTACTAAAAGCATGA
- the orn gene encoding oligoribonuclease: MSEKNSTPAIKPAPASEYLIWVDMEMSGLNPEKERILEIAMIVTDAQLNTIATAPVWVVHQDDALLEQMDAWNKGTHGRSGLIDKVKASTLDEATAEAECIAFLKKYVKPGVIPMCGNTIGQDRRFMAKYMPKLESFFHYRNIDVSTLKELCKRWHPELVKGFAKNQAHTALADIQESIEELKYYREKWIVPLPE; this comes from the coding sequence ATGAGTGAAAAAAACAGTACCCCAGCAATAAAGCCAGCACCAGCCAGTGAATACCTCATTTGGGTAGATATGGAGATGTCAGGTCTTAACCCTGAAAAAGAGCGCATTCTAGAAATTGCAATGATAGTGACTGATGCCCAGCTAAATACGATTGCCACCGCCCCTGTTTGGGTGGTTCATCAAGATGATGCCCTGTTAGAGCAAATGGATGCTTGGAATAAAGGCACCCATGGGCGTTCGGGTCTGATTGATAAGGTAAAGGCTTCGACCTTGGACGAGGCGACTGCTGAGGCAGAGTGCATTGCTTTCTTAAAAAAATACGTTAAGCCGGGCGTCATTCCCATGTGCGGCAATACGATTGGCCAAGATAGGCGCTTCATGGCGAAATATATGCCTAAATTAGAGTCATTCTTTCATTATCGAAATATTGATGTCTCGACCTTAAAGGAGCTCTGTAAGCGTTGGCACCCTGAGTTAGTGAAGGGGTTTGCTAAAAACCAGGCCCATACAGCCTTGGCAGATATTCAGGAATCGATTGAGGAATTGAAGTATTACCGCGAAAAATGGATTGTGCCGCTGCCTGAGTAA
- the rplS gene encoding 50S ribosomal protein L19 codes for MNLIEKIEQEEIARLTANRVLPPFAPGDTVIVGVNVVEGTRKRTQAFEGVVIAKRNRGLNSSFIVRKISSGEGVERTFQTYSPLIASIEVKRRGDVRRAKLYYLRDRSGKSARIKEKLPARKVKVVAPAAA; via the coding sequence ATGAATTTGATCGAAAAAATTGAGCAAGAAGAAATTGCTCGTCTAACTGCTAACCGAGTACTTCCTCCATTTGCTCCCGGTGATACTGTCATCGTTGGTGTGAACGTTGTTGAAGGTACACGCAAGCGTACTCAGGCCTTTGAAGGCGTTGTGATTGCTAAACGCAATCGCGGATTGAACTCTAGCTTCATCGTTCGTAAGATTTCATCTGGCGAAGGTGTAGAGCGTACATTCCAAACTTACTCACCATTGATCGCTAGTATTGAAGTTAAGCGTCGCGGTGATGTTCGTCGTGCAAAGCTGTACTACTTGCGTGATCGTTCAGGTAAGTCTGCGCGTATTAAAGAGAAGTTGCCTGCACGTAAGGTAAAAGTTGTCGCTCCAGCAGCGGCATAA
- the trmD gene encoding tRNA (guanosine(37)-N1)-methyltransferase TrmD codes for MRFDAVTLFPEMFTALTQWGVTGRACERGLASVNLWNPRDFCSDPRKTVDDRAYGGGPGMVMMAKPLEDTIYGIKAEHDAQGIISGPICLLAPQGEIFSQKIASDILSRGNLTFICGRYEAVDQRFIERNVDLQLSMGDFVVSGGELPAMTMMDAVIRLIPGVLGDGESAVQDSFINGLLDYPHYTRPEIYENLLVPDVLLGGHHAKIADWRRQKSLELTLRLRPDLIKSARANGLLSREDEQFLCTL; via the coding sequence ATGCGTTTTGATGCCGTTACTTTATTCCCAGAGATGTTTACTGCTTTAACGCAGTGGGGTGTTACTGGTCGCGCGTGCGAGCGTGGTCTTGCCAGCGTGAACCTCTGGAATCCCCGCGACTTCTGCTCTGATCCTCGTAAGACTGTCGACGATCGCGCTTATGGCGGTGGCCCAGGCATGGTGATGATGGCAAAACCCCTAGAAGACACAATTTATGGGATTAAAGCTGAGCATGATGCTCAGGGCATCATTTCCGGGCCAATCTGCTTGTTGGCACCACAAGGTGAGATCTTTTCTCAAAAAATAGCCTCTGATATTTTGAGTAGGGGTAATTTAACTTTTATTTGTGGTCGCTATGAAGCGGTTGATCAGCGTTTCATTGAGCGCAATGTGGATTTACAGCTTTCTATGGGTGATTTTGTAGTTTCTGGCGGTGAATTGCCAGCAATGACCATGATGGATGCGGTGATTCGGCTTATTCCTGGAGTGCTTGGGGATGGCGAGTCAGCAGTCCAGGACAGCTTCATTAATGGCCTTTTGGACTACCCGCACTACACTCGACCCGAAATATATGAAAATTTATTGGTGCCGGACGTGCTTTTAGGCGGACATCACGCTAAAATAGCAGATTGGCGTCGGCAGAAGTCTTTAGAGCTGACGTTAAGGCTAAGGCCTGATTTAATTAAATCGGCCAGAGCTAATGGGTTGCTAAGTCGTGAAGATGAGCAATTTCTTTGCACTTTGTGA
- a CDS encoding CobD/CbiB family protein has translation MTFFSILFALIAEQYRPVTANHWIVRISTRWLDWVASEFGGKTEQGASPVGARMACLVAFILPTFFVFALYVAFMVTYPILGFLWNVLIAYLFFGFRQFSHSFTAVHEAITNHDLPAARLVLSEWYGPELDASNLTEAEVISLALERAIIGSHRHVFGVLFWFMMPMGPAGVVLYRLADTAAQRWSEKGDFNLSESARHFFFVLDWIPSRITAMGFAIVGNFEGAVYAWRHLTQKWSDSLSAVILAAGSGALGVRLGEPMSEPDSDEALRMAEAGEPVFYEVGLEPNERTMRSAIGLVWRLVIVWMALLLMLTTALWLG, from the coding sequence ATGACTTTCTTCTCTATTCTCTTTGCCCTTATCGCTGAGCAATACCGCCCAGTTACCGCCAATCATTGGATCGTGCGCATCTCAACTCGCTGGTTAGATTGGGTTGCCAGTGAGTTTGGCGGCAAGACCGAACAAGGGGCCTCTCCTGTGGGTGCTCGGATGGCCTGTTTGGTAGCCTTCATTCTGCCGACTTTTTTTGTGTTTGCCCTTTACGTCGCCTTCATGGTGACCTATCCTATCTTAGGCTTCTTATGGAACGTATTGATTGCGTATCTATTCTTTGGTTTTCGCCAATTTAGCCACTCTTTCACGGCCGTTCATGAGGCGATTACAAATCACGATTTACCGGCGGCACGCCTTGTACTCTCGGAGTGGTACGGACCTGAATTAGATGCTTCCAATCTCACGGAGGCTGAAGTGATTTCTTTGGCCTTAGAGCGTGCCATCATCGGTTCTCACCGCCATGTATTCGGTGTTCTCTTTTGGTTCATGATGCCAATGGGTCCAGCAGGAGTAGTGCTTTATCGTCTAGCTGATACTGCGGCTCAGCGCTGGTCAGAAAAAGGTGATTTTAATTTGAGTGAGTCGGCTCGACATTTCTTCTTTGTCTTGGATTGGATTCCATCACGGATTACTGCTATGGGTTTCGCAATTGTGGGTAATTTTGAGGGCGCAGTGTATGCATGGAGACACCTTACCCAAAAATGGTCTGACTCATTATCAGCGGTTATTTTGGCTGCAGGTAGCGGTGCCTTAGGCGTACGTTTAGGTGAGCCGATGAGTGAGCCCGATAGCGATGAAGCATTGCGTATGGCTGAGGCTGGAGAGCCTGTTTTTTATGAGGTAGGGCTAGAGCCGAATGAGCGTACGATGCGCTCCGCGATTGGCTTAGTGTGGCGTCTGGTTATCGTTTGGATGGCTTTATTGCTAATGCTGACCACCGCTCTTTGGCTTGGCTGA
- a CDS encoding M48 family metallopeptidase yields MTFTIIFLIALIASFGLRHWLSQRQIRHVAVHRHSVPTEFAAQITLAEHQKAADYTIAKLRLGILENGVSAVILIAFTLMGGLQILNMGLLELLGEGIAQQIALLISIVIISGIIDLPFSWYKQFYLEERFGFNRMNTRLFFSDMFKGLGVGGAIGVPLLWVILSLMAQAGDFWWLWAWGVLTVFSLLMQWIFPTLIAPIFNKFQPLEEGALKTQIEALLKRCDFASQGLFVMDGSKRSAHGNAFFAGMGKAKRIVFFDTLIEKLNPGEVEAVLAHELGHYKCNHIRKRLMVSFILSFAIFALLGWISTQAWFYSGLGVTPNPNGYNGGLALALFMLVSPVFSFFFTPLSSLASRKHEYEADGFAADKSSASDLISALVKLYQDNASTLTPDPIYTAFYSSHPPAPLRIANLKRLS; encoded by the coding sequence ATGACATTCACAATTATTTTTTTAATCGCCCTCATCGCTAGCTTCGGTCTACGCCACTGGTTATCTCAACGTCAAATTCGACACGTCGCAGTGCATCGCCATTCGGTCCCCACAGAATTTGCCGCCCAAATTACTTTAGCGGAGCATCAAAAGGCTGCCGACTACACAATTGCTAAACTTCGATTGGGTATTTTAGAAAATGGAGTTAGTGCCGTTATCTTGATTGCCTTTACGCTCATGGGCGGTCTGCAGATCCTAAATATGGGACTACTAGAATTACTGGGTGAAGGCATCGCTCAGCAAATTGCTTTACTAATATCCATTGTTATTATTTCCGGAATCATTGATCTACCTTTTTCTTGGTACAAACAATTTTACCTAGAAGAACGCTTCGGATTTAATCGCATGAACACACGCCTATTTTTCAGTGATATGTTTAAAGGTCTTGGCGTGGGTGGGGCAATTGGCGTCCCATTACTTTGGGTCATTCTCAGCCTGATGGCGCAGGCAGGTGACTTTTGGTGGCTCTGGGCGTGGGGAGTGTTAACTGTATTTAGCCTACTGATGCAGTGGATTTTTCCAACGCTGATTGCCCCAATTTTTAATAAATTCCAGCCTTTAGAAGAAGGTGCCTTAAAAACCCAGATTGAGGCCTTATTAAAACGTTGCGACTTTGCAAGCCAGGGTCTTTTCGTTATGGATGGTAGCAAACGTAGTGCGCACGGCAATGCATTTTTTGCTGGCATGGGCAAAGCGAAACGAATTGTATTTTTTGATACCTTAATTGAAAAACTGAACCCCGGCGAAGTCGAAGCAGTGCTCGCTCATGAACTGGGTCATTACAAGTGCAATCACATTCGTAAACGTTTGATGGTTTCATTCATCCTGAGTTTTGCTATTTTTGCGCTATTGGGCTGGATAAGCACACAAGCTTGGTTCTATAGCGGCCTAGGTGTCACTCCTAATCCCAACGGATATAACGGTGGACTGGCGCTAGCCCTCTTCATGTTGGTCTCACCTGTTTTTAGTTTTTTCTTCACTCCACTGTCTAGTTTGGCATCCCGCAAACATGAGTATGAAGCTGATGGATTTGCGGCTGATAAGTCCTCTGCAAGTGATTTGATCTCTGCCCTTGTAAAACTCTATCAGGACAATGCCTCGACACTGACACCCGACCCTATTTATACGGCTTTTTATAGCTCGCACCCCCCCGCTCCGCTACGTATTGCCAACCTCAAGCGATTAAGCTAA
- the rpsP gene encoding 30S ribosomal protein S16: protein MVVIRLARGGSKNRPFYSIVATDKRNRRDSNFIERLGYFNPQAAANEQSMRIAQDRLTYWTGVGAQISPTVVRLIKNNPAV from the coding sequence ATGGTCGTCATTCGACTGGCACGCGGCGGTTCAAAGAATCGTCCTTTCTATAGCATCGTAGCTACCGATAAACGTAATCGTCGCGACTCGAACTTTATCGAGCGACTCGGCTACTTCAATCCACAGGCAGCAGCAAATGAGCAGTCAATGCGCATTGCTCAAGACCGTTTGACCTACTGGACTGGTGTTGGTGCGCAGATCTCTCCAACAGTGGTGCGTTTGATCAAAAATAATCCTGCAGTCTAA